From Candidatus Eremiobacterota bacterium, one genomic window encodes:
- a CDS encoding DUF2764 family protein, with product MAGREYYTLMASLPALPYFERASRLPINEVRLRKRLEMLEDDDRAVTRKLIEFLAWKQQPLERTDREVVTLYEQMERLTRHLPGAWSMIVKEISQRTIMAALRRRKKGQGPPGKWETWGVGPWVEHIELHWNNPDFMMGFTFPWIPKARSLLEGGEALELSRLLFKENWDTADGLSWDDPFSFEAVLAYISKWAIISVWLGYDNQAAEKRFNSLIMEVTHGQEQLFSIG from the coding sequence ATGGCCGGCAGGGAATACTATACTCTCATGGCAAGCCTTCCCGCTCTCCCTTATTTCGAGCGCGCGTCCCGCCTTCCCATCAACGAGGTGCGCCTCAGGAAAAGACTGGAGATGCTTGAGGATGATGACAGGGCCGTCACAAGAAAATTGATTGAGTTCCTCGCATGGAAGCAGCAGCCTCTTGAAAGGACCGACAGGGAAGTGGTGACGCTCTATGAGCAGATGGAAAGACTCACAAGGCATCTTCCCGGCGCCTGGAGCATGATAGTGAAGGAGATAAGCCAGCGTACAATCATGGCGGCTCTCCGGCGGCGCAAGAAAGGCCAGGGGCCGCCGGGAAAATGGGAAACCTGGGGTGTCGGTCCCTGGGTTGAGCACATAGAGCTGCACTGGAACAACCCTGATTTCATGATGGGCTTCACATTCCCATGGATACCGAAAGCGAGGTCATTGCTTGAAGGGGGCGAAGCTCTGGAGCTTTCAAGGCTTCTCTTCAAGGAGAACTGGGATACCGCCGACGGCCTCTCATGGGATGATCCTTTTTCTTTTGAAGCGGTGCTTGCCTATATCTCCAAGTGGGCCATTATCAGCGTGTGGCTCGGATATGACAACCAGGCGGCGGAAAAGCGCTTCAATTCACTGATTATGGAGGTTACCCATGGACAGGAACAGCTCTTCAGCATCGGATGA
- a CDS encoding YrhA family protein produces MYEELLTPIKKDLEKYGYRLQQPAMEAEIKLLESNAKKELGAALPPEYISLLCEVNGLDYNGFVFYATHTLNITGFEDRTIEGFVEANMAFRDVDRFRDFLVFGGDGEVLYVYRLSAKKYLSIDAVALDEADPYGSFREMLQGAIDTHA; encoded by the coding sequence ATGTATGAGGAACTGCTCACGCCTATAAAAAAGGATCTCGAGAAATACGGCTACAGGCTCCAGCAGCCTGCCATGGAGGCCGAGATAAAGCTCCTGGAGAGCAATGCAAAGAAGGAGCTCGGCGCCGCGCTCCCGCCTGAATATATCTCGCTGCTCTGCGAGGTGAACGGCCTGGACTATAACGGCTTCGTGTTTTACGCGACCCACACGCTGAATATCACCGGCTTCGAAGACCGTACCATCGAAGGCTTTGTCGAGGCCAACATGGCCTTCCGTGATGTGGACCGCTTCAGAGATTTCCTGGTCTTCGGCGGCGACGGCGAGGTCCTATACGTGTACCGGCTGAGCGCCAAAAAGTATCTCTCCATCGACGCCGTGGCCCTTGACGAGGCCGATCCCTACGGATCCTTCAGGGAGATGCTCCAGGGAGCCATAGATACCCACGCGTGA
- a CDS encoding YrhA family protein, producing MQGDDVSLSAPVPEKREHQAAPQKKSAPPPERKAPAADIFALTPGVSEGKVAASPHQTSPSGNAPMTLFMEDPSLAGHLAQGTEIPAPHGHPAKDKKPAGEARMQRLLTKVEKEKSEYGLSMQAPCPDDAVSHLRSQVENDLGTALPDDYARFLSRTNGLDHNGLTIFGSRTAPIAGYDDREIEGVVEANRDRRDVDSMKKYLVVGESGDMVYAFDPEKSRYVGLDSCSLDHCESYASFDTMLKAAFEANA from the coding sequence GTGCAGGGTGATGATGTTTCCCTCTCCGCTCCCGTGCCCGAAAAGAGGGAACATCAGGCGGCTCCGCAGAAGAAAAGCGCCCCCCCGCCGGAGCGCAAGGCTCCCGCGGCAGACATCTTTGCCCTCACTCCCGGTGTTTCCGAAGGGAAAGTGGCGGCCTCGCCGCACCAGACCTCCCCGTCCGGCAACGCCCCGATGACTCTATTCATGGAAGATCCCTCGCTTGCGGGCCATCTGGCTCAAGGGACCGAGATCCCAGCACCCCATGGACACCCTGCAAAGGATAAGAAGCCTGCCGGCGAGGCGAGAATGCAGAGACTCCTTACCAAGGTGGAAAAGGAAAAAAGCGAGTACGGACTCTCCATGCAGGCGCCCTGTCCCGATGATGCCGTTTCACATCTCAGGTCGCAGGTGGAGAATGATCTGGGTACCGCCCTTCCTGACGATTATGCAAGGTTCCTTTCCAGGACCAACGGCCTCGATCACAACGGCCTCACCATTTTCGGGAGCCGGACGGCTCCCATTGCAGGTTATGATGACAGGGAGATCGAGGGGGTCGTGGAGGCGAACCGTGACCGCCGCGACGTGGATTCAATGAAGAAGTACCTGGTGGTCGGGGAGTCAGGCGATATGGTGTATGCCTTTGACCCTGAAAAGTCCCGTTATGTGGGCCTTGATTCCTGCTCGCTTGATCACTGCGAATCATACGCATCCTTTGACACGATGCTCAAGGCGGCTTTCGAAGCCAACGCATAA
- a CDS encoding NUDIX hydrolase yields the protein MKHRLVTWKDIEKLVPPWRRGEPEKIGDARIFSLERVPSWSPHTGQPHDFFRLKAPHWVNVIALTPDGGIILVVQQRHGIAMATLEIPAGLVDPGEDPEKAALRELEEETGYIPREVIHLGTCYPNPAFLTNLCYTFLAKDCTHTGRLSRDTTEELEVLVVPAEEINSLLTSGMLGNAMGIVGLFWYDLYLRGIPWCGDRNMRNPGGADESASEPGKREYHEGSAPRRKEKKQ from the coding sequence ATGAAACACCGCCTCGTCACCTGGAAAGACATTGAAAAACTTGTGCCCCCCTGGAGGCGCGGCGAACCTGAGAAAATTGGCGACGCGCGGATTTTCTCCCTCGAAAGAGTGCCTTCGTGGTCTCCCCACACGGGGCAGCCCCATGACTTCTTCAGGCTCAAGGCGCCCCACTGGGTAAACGTCATAGCTCTCACTCCCGACGGGGGCATAATCCTTGTAGTGCAGCAGCGCCATGGGATTGCCATGGCAACCCTTGAGATCCCGGCAGGCCTCGTGGACCCGGGGGAGGACCCTGAAAAGGCAGCCCTGAGGGAGCTTGAGGAAGAGACGGGATATATCCCCCGTGAAGTGATCCACCTTGGCACCTGCTATCCCAACCCTGCATTTCTCACCAACCTCTGCTATACTTTCCTTGCCAAGGACTGCACTCACACAGGGAGGCTGAGCAGGGATACCACCGAGGAGCTTGAAGTGCTCGTGGTGCCTGCCGAAGAAATTAATTCACTTCTCACTTCAGGGATGCTGGGGAACGCCATGGGCATCGTAGGATTATTCTGGTATGATCTTTACCTCCGCGGAATACCGTGGTGCGGCGACAGGAACATGAGAAACCCCGGCGGAGCAGATGAGTCCGCCAGTGAGCCCGGCAAGAGAGAGTACCATGAAGGGAGCGCTCCCCGCAGGAAGGAGAAGAAACAGTGA
- a CDS encoding ATP synthase subunit C: MDLLYVTLGWIGIYAPVALGSMGSIIGCARAGQAAIGALLDVESGYGKYIGLSAMPSTHSIFGIVIMLSLNMKVDAVHGPGLFAVGVLSGLGLLICGMCQGQACASSIQASKSKPEIFGISIAPAGIIEGFAVFILVFALVLSGSIKG; encoded by the coding sequence GTGGATCTTCTGTATGTCACACTGGGCTGGATAGGAATTTATGCTCCTGTGGCGCTTGGCTCGATGGGGAGCATAATCGGGTGCGCCAGGGCGGGGCAGGCCGCCATAGGCGCCCTCCTTGACGTGGAGAGCGGCTATGGGAAATACATCGGCCTCAGCGCCATGCCTTCGACGCATTCAATATTCGGGATCGTGATAATGCTCTCGCTCAACATGAAAGTGGACGCGGTCCACGGGCCGGGGCTCTTCGCCGTGGGAGTTCTCTCGGGGCTGGGCCTCCTCATCTGCGGCATGTGCCAGGGCCAGGCCTGCGCCTCCTCGATCCAGGCCTCGAAAAGCAAGCCCGAGATCTTTGGCATCTCAATAGCCCCCGCGGGCATTATCGAAGGTTTCGCCGTCTTCATCCTGGTCTTCGCCCTGGTGCTTTCGGGCTCGATAAAAGGCTGA
- a CDS encoding glycosyltransferase family 39 protein, whose amino-acid sequence MNTQNTGTASRREGLFLAVIVIAAAALRLYDLGTKDFWFDEALSLLKGLLSIPNILNDSLSQIAPDPHPLLYPLFMKAWLRLGRDEAMVRLPSVVAGAASVYVLFLLARSLFGSRAGLYASALAAISPFLVAYSQEARNYSFHLLFSLLSLYCFWRFCEAEEKREERVWSVLYGFSTLLNMNSHYYSFFLILFENLFFFLYYRQNTEKVKRWLTIQALLLLWAFAMLPLLLHQRALVVSGGIADWMPALTLPHLATLFVNWNFTVLQLHNNLLYPWINREWCAPFILLIIIVGVIQALRRGKKGAFVIAWFAIPFSIAIVMSLSRSMLVDRYFISIIPALILLASLALSSLKPSSLQASVFGLILLVYGLSLAQYYGKYTEPGYKNYFLQSMKGIKDFRGIRGYLDSRLEAQDTVLIDDNFVFMPLLYYCTPARAQLHMLSFPEEIPRYCSSPRIFLVHSVPMKTQIPSKEAGEAAPEVLERLSEYGRLEEKAEFKGLDIFIYRKKPIPSQR is encoded by the coding sequence ATGAATACCCAGAATACCGGGACTGCATCGCGCAGAGAGGGCCTCTTTCTCGCAGTCATTGTGATTGCCGCGGCAGCCCTGAGACTTTATGATCTGGGCACCAAGGATTTCTGGTTTGACGAGGCTCTCAGCCTTCTCAAGGGACTCCTTTCCATCCCCAATATCCTCAATGATTCGCTCTCGCAGATTGCTCCCGATCCCCACCCTCTTCTCTATCCCCTTTTTATGAAAGCATGGCTCAGGCTCGGGAGGGACGAGGCAATGGTAAGGCTCCCTTCGGTAGTGGCGGGAGCCGCTTCCGTCTATGTCCTCTTTCTCCTTGCGCGCTCACTTTTCGGATCCAGAGCAGGGCTTTATGCCTCGGCGCTTGCCGCCATTTCACCCTTTCTTGTCGCGTATTCCCAGGAAGCCCGCAACTACAGCTTTCATCTCCTTTTTTCCCTTCTCTCACTCTACTGCTTCTGGCGCTTCTGTGAAGCTGAAGAGAAGAGAGAGGAGCGGGTGTGGTCAGTTCTCTATGGATTCTCCACCCTCCTTAACATGAACAGCCACTATTACTCATTTTTCCTGATACTCTTTGAGAATCTGTTTTTTTTCCTCTACTACCGGCAGAACACGGAGAAGGTAAAGCGGTGGCTCACCATACAGGCACTTTTGCTTCTATGGGCTTTTGCCATGCTGCCTCTGCTGCTCCATCAGAGGGCGCTTGTCGTTTCCGGGGGGATAGCGGACTGGATGCCGGCATTGACCCTTCCACACCTGGCCACGCTCTTTGTGAACTGGAACTTCACCGTCCTTCAGCTTCACAATAACCTGCTTTATCCCTGGATAAACCGTGAGTGGTGCGCGCCATTCATCCTGCTTATCATCATCGTGGGAGTAATCCAGGCGCTCAGGAGGGGGAAAAAGGGAGCTTTTGTAATTGCATGGTTTGCCATTCCTTTTTCCATTGCCATAGTGATGTCTCTGAGCCGCAGCATGCTGGTGGACCGTTATTTCATAAGCATCATCCCTGCTCTCATTCTGCTGGCCTCTCTTGCGCTGAGCTCATTGAAGCCCTCATCCCTGCAGGCATCTGTCTTTGGCCTGATCCTTCTTGTCTATGGGCTCTCCCTTGCCCAGTATTACGGGAAATATACCGAGCCCGGATATAAGAACTATTTTCTGCAGAGCATGAAAGGGATCAAGGATTTCAGGGGGATCCGCGGATACCTGGATTCACGCCTGGAGGCACAGGACACGGTGCTTATTGACGACAATTTCGTTTTTATGCCTCTCCTCTATTACTGCACTCCCGCCCGGGCACAGCTCCACATGCTGAGCTTCCCTGAAGAGATCCCGCGCTATTGCTCCTCGCCAAGGATTTTCCTTGTTCACTCGGTTCCGATGAAAACCCAGATCCCCAGCAAGGAAGCGGGAGAAGCGGCGCCCGAAGTCCTGGAGAGGCTCTCGGAATATGGAAGGCTCGAGGAAAAAGCAGAGTTTAAAGGGCTGGATATCTTCATTTACAGAAAGAAACCCATCCCGTCGCAGCGCTGA
- a CDS encoding HNH endonuclease signature motif containing protein, whose product MDVYGNVTRVIGSSDASPLKGKKEPDAAGSATGAEASDVEEQQSSEGIKQPHVKGKALQASQQFEEKLMDIAGPGEREGSGGADEITLPMGNKNVTLKGVDIIDLAYKKRDEEEQAALRKQFNNRVRRSFMKDLGNDPEKLDALRQAGLNDTDIQMMQNGKVPPGFQVHHKLPLDDGGTNDFSNFVLIRNKPAHQAITNYQTQQIEGMPDGTDEVRHMEWPMPRGFIYPPDPSYVTESPRSR is encoded by the coding sequence ATGGATGTCTATGGAAATGTCACAAGGGTAATCGGCTCGTCAGATGCATCACCCCTCAAAGGCAAGAAGGAGCCTGATGCTGCCGGAAGCGCAACGGGGGCCGAAGCCTCGGATGTCGAGGAACAGCAGTCTTCAGAGGGGATTAAACAGCCCCATGTGAAGGGGAAAGCCCTCCAGGCATCGCAGCAGTTCGAGGAAAAGCTTATGGACATCGCGGGGCCCGGTGAGCGTGAAGGCAGTGGCGGCGCCGACGAGATCACCCTTCCCATGGGAAACAAGAATGTGACTCTCAAAGGAGTCGATATCATCGACCTTGCCTACAAGAAGCGGGACGAGGAAGAGCAGGCGGCACTGCGCAAGCAGTTCAACAACAGGGTCCGCCGATCGTTCATGAAGGATCTTGGCAACGATCCTGAAAAGCTCGATGCCCTCAGGCAGGCAGGCCTCAATGACACCGACATCCAGATGATGCAGAACGGCAAGGTGCCCCCGGGATTCCAGGTGCACCACAAGCTCCCTCTCGATGACGGCGGTACCAATGATTTTTCCAACTTTGTGCTCATCAGGAATAAGCCGGCCCACCAGGCGATAACCAACTACCAGACGCAGCAGATAGAAGGCATGCCCGACGGCACTGACGAGGTGAGGCACATGGAGTGGCCCATGCCCAGGGGCTTCATCTATCCCCCCGACCCCTCCTACGTGACGGAAAGTCCCCGCTCCCGGTAG
- a CDS encoding ROK family protein, with amino-acid sequence MRLFGGIEAGGTKFNCIVAAAPDDIRAELRIPTTLPGETMKHVADFFEPYREGIAALGIGSFGPLDAHRSSPAYGSITSTPKPGWKDVNIRAMLQQRFPVPVGFDTDVNAAALGEKRWGAAQGKENFIYLTVGTGIGGGVFAGGTVVHGLIHPEMGHIYIPHERGLDPFEGVCPFHKDCLEGLATGPAMEKRWGLPAEKLPDGHPAWDLEAGYLACALVNYIAILSPELIILGGGVMQRESLFPLIRRKVRELLNGYIRTPLIVDENEDFIVSPGLGTRSGALGSLALAMEALGL; translated from the coding sequence GTGAGACTTTTTGGCGGCATAGAGGCGGGAGGCACCAAGTTCAACTGTATCGTGGCGGCAGCGCCAGATGATATCAGGGCCGAGCTCAGGATACCGACGACGCTCCCCGGCGAGACGATGAAGCATGTCGCTGATTTTTTCGAGCCGTACCGCGAGGGAATTGCCGCACTAGGCATAGGCTCCTTCGGCCCCCTCGACGCTCACCGGAGCTCTCCAGCCTATGGCTCCATCACTTCAACACCCAAGCCGGGATGGAAGGACGTGAATATCCGCGCCATGCTCCAGCAGCGCTTTCCCGTGCCGGTAGGTTTTGATACCGACGTGAATGCTGCCGCACTCGGCGAAAAGCGCTGGGGTGCCGCTCAAGGCAAAGAGAATTTCATATATCTCACGGTGGGAACAGGGATCGGCGGCGGGGTCTTTGCGGGCGGCACCGTTGTCCACGGCCTCATCCACCCCGAGATGGGCCATATATACATTCCCCACGAGAGAGGCCTCGATCCTTTCGAGGGAGTATGCCCTTTTCACAAAGACTGCCTCGAAGGCCTTGCAACCGGCCCCGCCATGGAGAAGCGCTGGGGACTTCCCGCGGAAAAGCTCCCCGATGGGCATCCCGCCTGGGACCTGGAAGCGGGCTACCTTGCATGCGCCCTGGTGAACTATATAGCCATCCTCTCGCCGGAGCTCATCATCCTGGGAGGAGGCGTCATGCAGAGGGAGAGCCTTTTTCCCCTCATAAGGAGAAAAGTGAGGGAGCTTCTTAACGGCTACATAAGGACGCCCCTTATTGTTGATGAGAACGAGGATTTCATAGTTTCCCCCGGCCTGGGGACCCGTTCGGGCGCCCTGGGCTCACTGGCCCTCGCCATGGAGGCGCTGGGCCTCTAA
- a CDS encoding V-type ATP synthase subunit A, which translates to MDRNSSSASDEAPGGSRARRSARIIAAQESLVTVEIADGPLVMNEVGFICLGEERLKAEILRIRGRTADMQVFEDTDGLRLGDTVELTGDLLSVELGPGLLGQVFDGLQNPLSVLAEKHGFFLKRGTDLFPLDKARKWEFKPSVTSGARLVAGQAIGTVREGNFSHKIMVPFGEHGEVEVLWVRPGTITLDDAVASIRKASGKDQEVTLVQRWPVRRPLPAGMLKRRFAERLYPSEPLTTTQRIIDTFFPIALGGTACIPGPFGAGKTVLQSLISRYSTVDIVIIVACGERAGEVVETIKEFPTMVDPKTGGSLMDRTIIICNTSSMPVAARESSIYTGITMGEYYRQMGYQVLLIADSTSRWAQAMRETSGRLEEIPGEEAFPAYLESNIKTVYERAGVIRCPDNSVGSLTMIGTVSPAGGNFEEPVTQATMATVKTFLGLSYDRAYKRCYPAIDPLISWSRYLDQLETWYGTNLGADWTKSVKEMHGLLVKGDSIYQMMQVTGEEGITLEDFITWQKSTFLDMVYLQQDAFDEVDAAMKRDRQLKSFSLVRDLIARRYDFPDKDQARDFFTRLTGLYKNFNYSREGSPEYEKYESEIKKLADEHTKS; encoded by the coding sequence ATGGACAGGAACAGCTCTTCAGCATCGGATGAGGCCCCCGGGGGAAGCAGGGCCCGCAGGAGCGCCAGAATCATCGCGGCGCAGGAAAGCCTCGTGACCGTCGAGATAGCCGATGGCCCCCTGGTAATGAACGAGGTGGGGTTCATCTGCCTGGGCGAAGAGCGCCTGAAGGCGGAGATTTTGAGAATACGTGGCCGCACGGCGGACATGCAGGTCTTTGAGGACACCGACGGCCTGCGGCTTGGCGACACCGTGGAGCTCACCGGCGACCTCCTCTCGGTGGAGCTCGGTCCGGGGCTTCTGGGACAGGTCTTTGACGGCCTCCAGAACCCCCTCTCGGTGCTTGCGGAAAAGCACGGCTTTTTCCTCAAGCGCGGCACCGACCTCTTTCCTCTCGACAAGGCCAGGAAATGGGAGTTCAAACCCTCCGTCACCTCGGGAGCAAGGCTTGTGGCCGGCCAGGCGATAGGCACGGTAAGGGAAGGTAATTTCTCTCACAAGATAATGGTGCCCTTTGGAGAGCATGGGGAGGTGGAGGTGCTCTGGGTCCGCCCCGGCACGATCACCCTCGATGACGCCGTGGCCTCCATCAGGAAGGCTTCTGGAAAAGACCAGGAGGTCACCCTTGTGCAGAGATGGCCCGTGAGAAGACCGCTGCCGGCCGGCATGCTCAAGCGGCGCTTTGCAGAAAGGCTTTATCCCTCCGAGCCCCTCACGACCACGCAGAGAATAATCGACACGTTCTTCCCCATCGCCCTGGGAGGGACCGCATGCATCCCGGGACCTTTCGGCGCGGGCAAGACGGTGCTCCAGAGCCTCATATCCCGCTATTCGACCGTGGACATAGTGATAATCGTGGCCTGCGGCGAGCGCGCTGGCGAGGTGGTGGAGACCATCAAGGAGTTCCCCACGATGGTCGATCCCAAAACGGGAGGGTCCCTGATGGACCGGACCATCATTATCTGCAACACCTCGTCAATGCCTGTCGCCGCCAGGGAATCATCGATCTACACCGGCATCACCATGGGAGAATATTACCGGCAGATGGGCTACCAGGTCCTGCTGATTGCCGATTCCACTTCCCGGTGGGCCCAGGCGATGCGCGAGACCTCGGGACGCCTCGAGGAGATCCCGGGCGAAGAGGCCTTTCCCGCGTACCTGGAGTCCAATATCAAGACCGTCTATGAGCGCGCAGGGGTGATACGCTGCCCCGACAATTCCGTCGGCAGCCTCACGATGATCGGCACCGTGTCGCCTGCGGGAGGCAACTTCGAGGAGCCGGTGACACAGGCCACCATGGCCACGGTGAAAACTTTCCTGGGCCTCTCTTATGATCGGGCATACAAGCGCTGCTATCCCGCCATTGATCCCCTCATCTCCTGGTCCCGCTACCTTGACCAGCTTGAAACCTGGTATGGGACCAACCTTGGCGCTGACTGGACAAAAAGCGTCAAGGAGATGCACGGCCTCCTGGTAAAGGGAGACTCCATCTACCAGATGATGCAGGTCACCGGCGAAGAGGGAATCACGCTTGAAGACTTCATCACGTGGCAGAAATCCACGTTCCTGGACATGGTCTATCTTCAGCAGGACGCCTTTGATGAAGTGGACGCGGCAATGAAGCGGGATCGGCAGCTTAAGAGCTTCAGCCTGGTGAGAGACCTCATTGCCCGCCGTTATGATTTCCCTGACAAGGACCAGGCGAGGGACTTCTTTACCAGGCTCACGGGCCTCTACAAGAATTTCAATTACAGCAGGGAAGGCTCGCCGGAGTATGAGAAATATGAGAGCGAGATAAAGAAACTGGCAGACGAGCATACGAAGAGTTAG
- a CDS encoding class I SAM-dependent methyltransferase, whose protein sequence is MTSPDYTGQELALFSAARNWKLYLKGFAGPHLRGRVLEVGAGMGGTTRYLCDGTQKSWMCLEPDPSLSALLRETIGRGEIPPVCQVKEGILADLKPEETFDTILYIDVIEHIDNDQEEVGLALSHLAPGGSLIILAPALQWLYSPFDREIGHFRRYDRKMMRSLLPPGMKCLMEKYLDCTGVLLLLGNRLLARQKMPSEKQVRTWDRFFVPLSKALDPLFRYSFGRSLLGIWQNTENLTI, encoded by the coding sequence ATGACTTCACCAGACTATACAGGCCAGGAACTCGCGCTGTTCAGTGCCGCCAGGAACTGGAAACTCTACCTGAAGGGCTTTGCAGGCCCTCACCTGCGGGGCAGGGTCCTGGAAGTGGGCGCCGGTATGGGTGGCACCACGAGATACCTCTGCGATGGAACGCAGAAAAGCTGGATGTGCCTTGAGCCCGATCCCTCGCTGTCAGCTCTCCTCAGGGAAACCATCGGGAGAGGTGAAATTCCCCCTGTCTGCCAGGTGAAAGAGGGCATCCTGGCGGATCTGAAGCCCGAAGAAACCTTTGACACCATATTATATATTGACGTGATTGAACACATTGATAATGACCAGGAGGAGGTCGGCCTGGCACTCTCTCACCTCGCACCCGGCGGATCTCTCATCATCCTTGCCCCTGCCCTGCAATGGCTGTACTCGCCATTTGACAGGGAGATAGGGCATTTCAGGCGCTATGACAGAAAAATGATGAGGTCGCTGCTGCCCCCGGGGATGAAATGCCTCATGGAGAAATATCTGGATTGTACCGGCGTGCTGCTCCTGCTGGGAAACAGGCTGCTCGCGAGGCAGAAAATGCCATCAGAAAAGCAGGTGAGGACCTGGGACAGATTTTTTGTGCCTCTCTCAAAGGCTCTTGACCCATTGTTTCGCTATTCCTTCGGCCGCTCGCTGCTTGGCATATGGCAGAATACGGAGAATCTCACGATATGA
- a CDS encoding glycosyltransferase, with product MVVIPVYNDWESVAILLKKLDDTFAGEGISAEVLLVDDGSSLASGAFFTKDTTYYALEQVDILRLNRNLGHQRALAIALSFVSERKDYTSVVVMDGDGEDDPAEVPKLIAEQKAAAGETILFAARGKRSEGLHFKIFYHLFKKIYFLLTGTALSFGNFSVIPRKALERLVNVAELWNNYPASVIKARFPYRTVKTARGRRYRGSSQMNFVSLMLHGLSAISVHGEIIGIRALIAMLIVALLSFLAIIIVIFIRLCTDLAIPGWASYLAATFSVILLQSLTMTMFFVFMILHSRNLACFLPKREYQSFILARETLFRK from the coding sequence GTGGTCGTCATCCCTGTCTACAATGACTGGGAGTCTGTGGCAATTCTCCTTAAAAAACTCGATGATACCTTTGCAGGGGAGGGCATTTCCGCCGAGGTCCTCCTTGTTGATGACGGATCCTCTCTCGCAAGCGGGGCTTTTTTTACCAAAGATACGACTTATTACGCTCTGGAACAGGTGGATATTCTCAGGCTGAACCGCAACCTCGGGCACCAGCGCGCCCTGGCCATAGCCCTCTCCTTTGTGAGCGAAAGAAAAGATTATACTTCCGTAGTAGTCATGGATGGCGACGGCGAGGACGATCCGGCAGAGGTGCCAAAGCTTATTGCTGAACAAAAAGCGGCAGCGGGGGAGACGATACTGTTCGCGGCACGGGGGAAGCGCTCTGAAGGCCTCCATTTCAAAATCTTTTACCATCTCTTCAAGAAGATATATTTCCTCCTGACTGGAACAGCCTTGAGCTTCGGGAACTTCAGCGTAATTCCCCGTAAAGCCCTCGAGCGCCTCGTGAATGTCGCGGAGCTCTGGAACAACTATCCTGCGAGCGTGATAAAGGCCAGGTTTCCTTACAGGACAGTAAAAACCGCCAGGGGGCGGCGCTACAGGGGCAGCTCCCAGATGAACTTCGTATCGCTGATGCTGCATGGGCTCAGCGCAATCTCGGTGCACGGGGAAATTATCGGTATCCGCGCCCTTATCGCCATGCTTATAGTCGCATTGCTCAGCTTTCTTGCCATTATCATCGTCATTTTCATCAGGCTTTGCACCGACCTGGCGATCCCTGGATGGGCCTCATACCTTGCAGCCACCTTTTCGGTGATTCTGCTGCAGTCACTTACCATGACCATGTTTTTCGTGTTCATGATATTGCACAGCAGGAATCTGGCATGCTTTCTTCCAAAAAGGGAATACCAGTCTTTTATTCTTGCCAGGGAAACACTTTTCAGGAAATGA